A single region of the Podospora pseudopauciseta strain CBS 411.78 chromosome 1, whole genome shotgun sequence genome encodes:
- the MYO1_1 gene encoding class II myosin (COG:Z; BUSCO:EOG092608L0; EggNog:ENOG503NW13), with protein MGITRRAKDKAARAERSAGGASSSAKPKKATYDTTKKKEIGVSDLTLLRTVSNEAINDNLKQRFEGGQIYTYIGHVLVSVNPFRDLGIYTDQVLNSYRGKNRLEMPPHVFAIAESAYYNMKAYKENQCVIISGESGAGKTEAAKRIMQYIANVSGGEAGGDIQQIKDMVLATNPLLESFGNAKTLRNNNSSRFGKYLQIHFNAQGEPVGADITNYLLEKSRVVGQITNERNFHIFYQFTKGASENYRQMFGIQKPETYLYTSKSKCFNVDGIDDLAEYQDTLNAMKIIGLSQAEQDNIFRMLAAILWTGNLVFREGDDGYATVSDQSVVDFLAYLLEVDPAKLVHAITIRILTPRNGEVIESPSNVAQATATRDALAKAIYNNLFDWIVERINQSLKARQATSNSIGILDIYGFEIFEKNSFEQLCINYVNEKLQQIFIQLTLKAEQEEYAREQIKWTPIKYFDNKIVCDLIESVRPPGIFSAMKDATKTAHADPAACDRTFMQSINGMSNAHLTPRQGNFIIKHYAGDVTYTVDGITDKNKDLLLKGLLNMFQASQNRFVHELFPNQVDQDNRKQPPTAGDRIKTSANALVDTLMKCQPSYIRTIKPNENKSPTEYTVPNVLHQIKYLGLQENVRIRRAGFAYRQSFEKFVDRFFLLSPATSYAGEYTWEGSYEAATKQILKDTSIPQEEWQLGVTKAFIKSPETLFALEHMRDRYWHNMATRIQRMWRAYLAYRAEAATRIQRFWRKKRVGAEYLQLRDEGHKVLQGRKERRRMSILGSRRFLGDYLGINASKGPGAHIRKSINLSSNEKVVFSCRGEILETKFGRSSKASPRIIIVTNSKYYVVAQMLVQNQPQIVVEKSFPLGAIKFIGASTARDDWFSLGVGSQQEADPLLNCVLKTEMFTQMKRVMPAGFNLKIADTIEYAKKPGKMQLVKVLKDAPTQADFYKSGTVHTSQGEPANSVSRPTPKGKPVPPKPITKGKLIRPGGPGGRPSRVTNNRRPVPRPGASAAATPAATPAATSRPVPTPRPVPTPAAAQAAVSLPTHTRNQSNSSATRAPPPPPPAPPAAKPKIMAKVLYDFAGTKENEMSIVTGQLIEIVQKENNGWWLAKTDAGQAWVPAAYVEEQAPPPVAAPRPPPPPPARPGAPQPPAKRPVASRKPVGLQARDSGMSLNGSEGGSSSASRSNTPTPSLAGGLAEALLARKQAMAKKDDDDDW; from the exons ATG GGTATAACGAGACGCGCGAAAGACAAGGCTGCGCGGGCCGAGCGCTCTGCTGGCGGAGCCTCCAGCTCAGCCAAGCCAAAGAAGGCGACGTacgacaccaccaagaagaaggaaattGGTGTCTCCGACTTGACCCTGTTGCGTACCGTGTCGAACGAGGCCATCAACGACAATCTCAAGCAACGATTCGAGGGCGGTCAGATCTACACCTACATTGGCCATGTGTTGGTATCCGTCAACCCCTTTCGGGATCTCGGTATCTACACCGACCAGGTCCTCAACAGCTATCGGGGAAAAAACAGACTGGAGATGCCACCACATGTGTTCGCTATTGCCGAATCTGCCTACTACAACATGAAGGCCTACAAGGAGAACCAGTGTGTGATTATCTCGGGTGAATCTGGTGCTGGCAAGACAGAGGCGGCCAAGCGCATCATGCAGTACATCGCGAACGTCTCGGGGGGtgaggcaggaggagataTTCAACAGATCAAGGACATGGTTTTGGCTACCAATCCTTTGCTCGAATCGTTTGGTAACGCAAAGACACTGCGGAACAACAACTCTTCTCGGTTTGGAAAGTACTTGCAAATCCATTTCAACGCACAGGGTGAACCAGTTGGCGCCGACATCACCAACTACCTCCTCGAGAAGTCGCGCGTCGTGGGTCAGATTACCAACGAGCGCAACTTTCACATTTTCTACCAGTTCACCAAGGGCGCCTCTGAGAACTACCGCCAAATGTTTGGCATCCAAAAGCCAGAAACATACCTCTACACCAGCAAATCAAAGTGCTTCAATGTGGACGGAATTGATGATTTGGCCGAGTACCAGGATACGCTCAACGCCATGAAAATAATTGGCCTTTCCCAAGCAGAACAGGACAACATTTTCCGCATGTTGGCCGCCATTTTGTGGACGGGCAACCTGGTGTTCCGGGAAGGCGATGATGGCTATGCGACTGTCTCTGACCAGTCTGTGGTGGACTTTTTGGCCTATCTCCTCGAAGTTGATCCGGCGAAACTTGTACACGCCATCACCATTCGCATTCTGACACCACGGAACGGTGAAGTAATCGAATCGCCTTCGAACGTGGCCCAGGCAACGGCTACCAGAGATGCCTTGGCCAAGGCCATTTACAACAACTTGTTTGACTGGATCGTGGAACGGATTAATCAGTCTCTGAAAGCGAGACAAGCTACTTCCAACTCCATTGGCATTCTCGATATTTATGGGTTCGAAATCTTTGAGAAGAACAGTTTCGAACAACTTTGCATCAACTACGTCAACGAAAAGCTACAACAGATCTTCATTCAGCTCACACTCAAGGCCGAGCAGGAGGAGTACGCGAGAGAGCAGATCAAGTGGACACCCATCAAGTATTTTGACAACAAGATTGTGTGCGATCTCATCGAGTCTGTCAGGCCTCCGGGAATCTTTTCTGCCATGAAGGACGCCACCAAGACTGCCCACGCCGACCCTGCCGCTTGCGATCGCACCTTCATGCAGAGCATCAACGGCATGTCGAATGCCCATCTCACTCCTCGCCAGGGCAACTTCATCATCAAGCACTATGCTGGTGATGTGACATATACCGTGGACGGCATCACTGACAAGAACAAGGATCTCCTTCTCAAGGGCCTCCTGAACATGTTCCAAGCCAGTCAGAATCGTTTTGTACACGAGCTCTTCCCCAACCAGGTTGACCAAGACAACAGAAAGCAACCCCCAACAGCCGGTGATAGGATCAAGACTTCGGCCAACGCCTTGGTGGATACGCTCATGAAATGTCAGCCATCGTACATCCGCACTATCAAGCCCAACGAGAACAAGTCGCCCACCGAGTACACCGTCCCCAATGTTTTGCATCAGATCAAGTACCTTGGTTTGCAGGAGAACGTACGAATTCGTCGTGCTGGTTTTGCATACCGTCAGTCTTTTGAAAAGTTTGTGGATCGATTCTTCCTGCTGTCGCCTGCCACCTCGTACGCTGGCGAGTACACGTGGGAGGGCTCGTATGAAGCGGCGACCAAACAGATCCTGAAGGACACTAGTATTCCGCAGGAGGAATGGCAGCTTGGTGTTACAAAGGCCTTTATCAAGTCCCCCGAGACTCTCTTTGCCCTTGAACATATGCGCGATCGGTACTGGCACAACATGGCAACCCGTATCCAGCGCATGTGGCGTGCATATCTGGCATACAGGGCAGAGGCTGCTACCCGTATCCAGCGATTCTGGAGAAAGAAGCGGGTCGGTGCCGAATATCTGCAGCTCCGGGATGAAGGCCACAAGGTTCTGCAAGGTCGAAAGGAACGGAGAAGAATGAGCATCCTGGGCTCCAGACGGTTCTTGGGTGATTACCTGGGTATCAACGCCAGCAAGGGACCTGGAGCTCACATCCGAAAGTCGATCAACCTCTCTAGCAACGAAAAGGTCGTGTTTTCTTGCCGCGGAGAGATACTGGAGACCAAGTTTGGTCGATCCAGCAAGGCCAGCCCGAGaatcatcatcgtcaccaacagCAAATATTATGTTGTTGCCCAGATGCTTGTTCAGAACCAGCCCCAGATTGTGGTAGAAAAGTCATTTCCATTGGGCGCCATCAAGTTCATTGGTGCCTCAACAGCCCGGGATGACTGGTTCTCTCTGGGCGTTGGCTCCCAGCAAGAAGCGGATCCTCTTCTCAACTGTGTTCTCAAGACCGAGATGTTTACGCAGATGAAGAGAGTGATGCCTGCTGGCTTCAACCTCAAGATTGCCGACACGATCGAGTACGCCAAGAAGCCAGGAAAGATGCAGCTGGTCAAGGTGCTCAAGGACGCACCCACCCAGGCTGACTTTTACAAGAGCGGCACTGTGCACACCTCGCAAGGAGAGCCTGCCAACTCTGTCTCGCGGCCGACGCCCAAGGGCAAGCCTGTCCCTCCCAAGCCAATCACCAAGGGCAAGCTCATCAGGCCCGGCGGACCAGGAGGCAGACCATCGAGAGTCACCAACAACCGCAGACCTGTGCCTCGGCCAggtgcttctgctgctgccactcCGGCGGCTACTCCCGCTGCTACTTCTAGACCGGTGCCGACACCACGGCCGGTACCAACACCTGCGGCCGCTCAAGCTGCGGTCAGTCTGCCTACCCATACCCGCAACCAGTCCAACTCGTCTGCCACCCGcgctccgcctcctccaccgcctgccCCGCCTGCTGCAAAGCCCAAGATTATGGCCAAGGTCCTGTACGACTTTGCCGGGACCAAGGAAAATGAGATGTCGATCGTTACCGGGCAGCTCATTGAGATTGTGCAAAAGGAGAATAATG GCTGGTGGCTAGCAAAGACAGACGCGGGGCAAGCGTGGGTTCCCGCCGCTTATGTCGAGGAGCAGGCACCTCCCCCCGTTGCGGCTCCCagaccaccccctcctcccccggctaGACCGGGCGCTCCTCAGCCTCCGGCGAAGAGACCGGTTGCTAGCAGGAAGCCGGTTGGATTGCAGGCGAGGGATAGCGGGATGAGTCTGAATGGAAGTGAAGGGGGGAGCAGCTCGGCGAGCAGGAGTAACACGCCGACTCCCAGTTTGGCcggggggttggcggaggCGTTGTTGGCTAGGAAGCAGGCCATGGCTaagaaggatgatgatgatgattggtga
- a CDS encoding hypothetical protein (COG:I; EggNog:ENOG503NVSC): MSSQLASLCAVTSFLWLINSVEDHQIIEQPRLSSTLILLIASLTSYATSHFSGWLPGANGRFDDELGLSSTGNKTRPISQRNFPKKPRRYFALILIVCIILRLESFHRVTADLQCSKPGLEAFLPVLILAYQLYSSPRRPRTFDEERDDFTRTMYEAIPDFLARSLYILVPSTLLISFGAYLALISEPRSTLFCSPQHDWARFVVLVQWAGVVLDAAIVIIAWRILAWARTTKSRLRTLAGILLVSGLGAGIFWGLSGDGVGSDTLFWFDVVIDGLTLATLLVSSSLLAPEGGAVLGFAGVVTFITGFLISVQRVWTLGSWENVSGWQTWGAVVGMSAGFTFFLHATDIKKVMFIHRAFVIMALMAVVIAVSIFTPIKMSKGMDSHPLGKLIYDSRVESDRWLIHASYSDSLPSAVREYGERHYGRDPPKGFDRWWEFAKQKKSPIIDHFKQMGDDILPFWGVPPAKLREDTRKAAKEIDMALLQIQNGTARHNLPTENPYQTIMDELVDLIKDFVEHLPDLEMAINLNERPRVLAPWDQIQRLATAGMKRKKASSLLPGGSSGSSEYGKKDMPKPRLTEAVDKDELLKNAMSPKALRELTSLSCPTGTKVKSGVHWDIRDFCSSCAKPQSNGQFLTNFGLSLELCHQSDLMRLHSFYMTPAEVPPTTSLLPIFSRSKTDNYADILLPLSHPPQTTPLTPPKTPQPWSKNHQKLYYRGSISRPYSDKPLLRGGQEERLVHLTNLPPSSSSTTTTRLILPNQSRSRAHYRSVSTPYLNTLLPFDTAFTSYSPCQQTPSSCPLDFHHLTSSSSPDPFSSQYILTLDSSTSPSPLFLPTLSSPSNVPFLSTIFKEWYTDRVLPWVHFVPVDIRFHGLHSTLAYFTGIQGQTKEHGSTDGKWIAEQGAKWAARALRREDRQVYLFRLLLEWGRLVDDGRDEGGFKISSS, translated from the exons ATGTCGAGCCAGTTGGCGTCCTTGTG CGCCGTTACCTCCTTCCTTTGGCTCATCAACAGCGTGGAGGATCATCAAATCATCG AACAACCCCGCCTCTCAtcaaccctcatcctcctcatcgcctccctcacctcctaCGCCACAAGCCACTTCTCCGGCTGGCTCCCAGGGGCCAACGGCCGCTTCGATGATGAACTCggcctctcctccaccggcaaCAAAACCAGGCCAATATCCCAACGAAACTTCCCCAAGAAACCACGACGGTACTTTGCCCTCATCCTGATCGTCTGCATTATCCTCCGACTGGAATCCTTCCACCGAGTCACCGCCGACTTGCAATGTTCCAAGCCCGGGCTGGAAGCCTTTCTTCCGGTTCTCATTCTTGCTTATCAGCTGTACTCTTCTCCTCGCCGACCACGCACCTTTGACGAGGAAAGAGATGACTTCACAAGGACAATGTATGAGGCCATTCCCGATTTTTTGGCGAGGTCGTTGTACATCCTTGTTCCTTCTACGCTCTTGATTTCGTTTGGAGCGTACTTGGCTTTGATCTCGGAGCCTAGGTCGACGCTGTTTTGCTCGCCACAGCACGACTGGGCGAGGTTTGTGGTTCTGGTTCAGTGGGCGGGGGTTGTTCTTGATGCGGCGATAGTTATTATTGCCTGGAGAATTCTGGCCTGGGCTAGAACCACCAAGTCGAGATTGAGGACGTTGGCGGGAATCTTGCTCGTGTCTGGCCTAGGAGCTGGcattttttgggggttgagTGGCGATGGAGTTGGGAGTGATACTCTGTTTTGGTTCGATGTCGTTATTGATGGGTTGACGCTTGCAACCTTGCTGGTATCCAGCAGTCTTCTTGCACCCGAGGGCGGGGCTGTGCTAGGTTTCGCCGGAGTTGTCACCTTCATCACTGGGTTTCTCATATCAGTCCAGCGGGTCTGGACATTAGGGAGCTGGGAAAATGTTTCTGGCTGGCAAACATGgggagcggtggtgggcatGTCAGCTGGGTTCACGTTTTTTCTGCACGCGACTGATATCAAAAAGGTGATGTTCATTCACAGGGCGTTTGTTATCATGGCTTTGATGGCCGTGGTGATCGCCGTGAGCATCTTCACCCCCATCAAGATGAGCAAGGGCATGGATAGCCATCCTTTGGGCAAGCTCATCTACGATTCAAGAGTGGAGTCGGACAGGTGGTTGATTCACGCAAGTTACAGCGATTCATTGCCATCGGCGGTACGGGAGTATGGGGAAAGACATTATGGGAGAGATCCGCCAAAGGGGTTCGACAGGTGGTGGGAGTTTGCAAAGCAAAAGAAGTCCCCAATCATCGACCACTTCAAGCAGATGGGTGACGATATCCTAcctttttggggggtgcCACCGGCGAAGCTGAGAGAAGACACAAGAAAAGCAGCCAAAGAGATTGATATGGCGCTGCTTCAAATACAGAACGGGACGGCGAGGCACAACCTCCCTACCGAGAATCCATATCAAACCATCATGGATGAGCTGGTCGACTTGATCAAAGATTTCGTGGAACACTTACCAGACCTCGAGATGGCAATCAATCTCAACGAGCGGCCGAGGGTACTGGCACCTTGGGATCAGATTCAACGGCTAGCCACTGCTGggatgaagagaaagaaggccTCGAGCCTATTGCCAGGCGGCAGCTCGGGAAGCAGTGAATACGGAAAGAAAGACATGCCCAAGCCCAGGCTGACCGAGGCTGTTGATAAGGACGAGCTGCTCAAGAACGCCATGTCACCGAAAGCCCTTCGAGAATTGACATCCTTAAGCTGTCCCACTGGTACCAAGGTCAAATCAGGAGTTCACTGGGACATCCGCGAtttctgctcctcctgcgccAAACCCCAATCCAACGGCCAATTCCTTACCAATTTTGGCCTCTCCCTCGAACTCTGTCACCAATCCGACCTCATGAGACTACACAGCTTCTACATGACTCCCGCCGAagtcccccccaccacctctctcctccccatcttcaGTCGGTCCAAAACAGACAACTACgccgacatcctcctccccttatcacaccctcctcaaaccaccccccttaCACCCCCCAAGACCCCCCAACCCTGGTCCAAAAACCACCAGAAACTGTATTATCGCGGCTCCATCTCCCGCCCCTATTCCgacaaacccctcctccgcgGCGGCCAAGAGGAACGCCTAGtccacctcaccaacctccccccttcctcctcttccaccaccaccacccgcctcatcctccccaaccaatCCCGCTCCCGCGCCCACTATCGCTCCGTCTCCACCCCCtacctcaacaccctcctccccttcgaCACAGCCTTCACCTCCTACTCCCCCTgccaacaaaccccctcatcctGCCCCCTCgacttccaccacctcacctcctcttcttcccccgaTCCCTTTTCTAGTCAAtacatcctcaccctcgactcctccacctccccatccccattattcctccccaccctctcctccccctccaacgtcCCCTTTTTGTCGACAATCTTCAAGGAGTGGTACACGGACCGTGTCCTGCCCTGGGTTCACTTCGTCCCGGTAGACATCCGCTTTCACGGCCTGCACTCCACGCTCGCGTATTTCACCGGGATTCAAGGCCAGACTAAAGAGCATGGGTCGACAGACGGGAAGTGGATCGCCGAGCAGGGTGCTAAATGGGCTGCTAGGGCGTTGCGACGGGAGGACAGGCAGGTGTATCTGTTTAGGTTGCTGCTCGAATGGGGAAGGTTGGTAGATGATGGAcgggatgaggggggattCAAGATTTCGTCGTCGTAA
- the PFA4 gene encoding Palmitoyltransferase (COG:I; EggNog:ENOG503NYTE), producing the protein MITHPLAGPQTPGLHLLYVPSVVALITFQGYFSQYLFNTSPDLRPGPLTFRENVTFNALLLCLWWTYYKACTVDPGRFVFSPSSDKKEEDKDDQKPNQNKRFCKKCQAFKPPRAHHCRHCARCIPRMDHHCPWTNNCVSLTTFPYFLRFLLYTNIALVYLSSLLYTRISVIWSDRHLPSYLGPSLFSLISITLLCLANFGTFFALFILLVTTLKSWVMNITLIEMWELDRHNALISKISSSSSNDYWTDDFDPASLSRIEFPYDLGFFSNMSQAMGTANFLRWFLPVGGGGPKLADQKKGGLGWEYEENGFNDWEGMWPPPDMEKERRAKQGGWAYKKQGQQEMPDDYYYGGEDIKAAFERRQQEDFARRRRIQQLQGQSGVIGELEEDEDEREWTGKTGWKNSDGDRLWDYGVDEDAEDDYVARESVLGDGDDDDDVPLAELIRRRKVLAKQEDDT; encoded by the coding sequence ATGATAACACATCCCCTCGCCGGGCCGCAGACCCCGGGCTTGCACCTCCTCTACGTCCCCTCCGTCGTCGCTCTTATAACCTTCCAGGGGTACTTCTCCCAGTACCTtttcaacacctcccccgatCTACGTCCCGGACCTCTCACCTTTCGAGAGAATGTAACTTTCAACGCTCTCCTTCTCTGCCTCTGGTGGACATACTACAAAGCCTGCACAGTCGACCCAGGCCGCTtcgtcttctccccctcctcggacaagaaggaggaggacaaaGACGACCAGAAGCCAAACCAGAATAAACGCTTCTGCAAGAAATGCCAGGCCTTTAAACCTCCCCGAGCCCACCACTGCCGCCACTGCGCCCGCTGCATCCCCCGTATGGACCACCACTGCCCCTGGACCAACAACTGTGTCTCTCTCACCACCTTCCCTTACTTcctccgcttcctcctcTACACCAACATCGCCCTCGTATACCTCTCGAGTCTCCTCTACACCCGCATCAGCGTCATCTGGTCCGAtcgccacctcccctcctacctcggcccctccctcttcagccTCATCTCGATAACCCTCCTCTGTCTCGCCAACTTTGGCACCTTCTTCGCGCTGTTCATTCTCCTCGTCACAACCCTCAAATCATGGGTCATGAATATCACCTTGATCGAAATGTGGGAGCTCGACCGTCACAATGCTCTGATATCCAAGatatcgtcctcgtcgagcAATGACTACTGGACTGACGACTTCGATCCTGCCTCGCTGTCCCGGATCGAGTTCCCTTACGACTTGGGATTTTTCAGCAATATGAGCCAGGCGATGGGGACTGCGAATTTTCTCAGGTGGTTTTTGCCtgttggtggcggtggtccGAAGTTGGCTGATCAAAAGAAGGGAGGGCTGGGGTGGGAGTATGAGGAGAATGGGTTTAATGACTGGGAGGGGATGTGGCCGCCACCCGAtatggagaaggagaggagggctaAGCAGGGTGGGTGGGCGTATAAGAAGCAGGGACAACAAGAAATGCCTGATGATTACTATTatggtggggaggatatCAAGGCTGCTTTTGAGAGGAGGCAGCAGGAGGATTTTgcaaggaggcggaggataCAGCAACTTCAAGGGCAGTCGGGGGTAATAGGAgagttggaagaggatgaagacgagaGGGAGTGGACTGGGAAGACGGGGTGGAAGAACAGTGATGGAGATAGGCTGTGGGACTATGGAGTTGATGAGGATGCGGAAGATGACTATGTTGCAAGAGAGAGTGTATtgggagatggtgatgatgatgatgatgtacCACTTGCTGAGCTGATACGGAGGAGGAAAGTGCTGGCAAAGCAGGAGGATGATACATGA